One genomic segment of Methylocystis sp. SC2 includes these proteins:
- a CDS encoding adenosine deaminase, whose product MTPRLSRSLAEILPGSASLRMFCAALAVAWGGCAVHARDMSRAAAERDVSAALEGLRGNGAALRNFLVEMPKGADLHNHLAGAVYAESALAWARAAGWCFDDKSKAALPPPCDASKPPLAEALRSTQAYRDAINAWSMRDVITARVSGHDQFFNSFFRFSDVTGNNIGAALAEVVERAAAQNVLYLELMISPLMGEARDLGEQIGWKDDPDAMLAALDGKGLGDLVQRAAERVVAVVADKDRRLACGDAVQRRPGCDVAVRFLAQVYRNVDRAKVFAQTALAARLASRGGPVVGLNLVAAEDDEVTLGNYSEQMRIVGDIGRRHPKARISLHAGELTMGLVPPKDLTFHIREAVEVAGAARIGHGVDIGFERDAKGLMARMARDRIMVEINLTSNAQILGVEGADHPFPLYRDAGVPTALSTDDEGVSRIDLTHEYQRAARVYQLSYRDVKQLSRNSLTYAFLPGDSLWRDPAAARPVSACRDAQFSGTPPSAECRRFLAGSEKARLQWELETRFARFESKWSVREGKPAHSAALASPPSSSARRERSARGVR is encoded by the coding sequence ATGACCCCGCGTCTCAGTCGTTCGCTTGCTGAAATCCTGCCAGGCTCCGCGTCGTTGCGGATGTTCTGCGCGGCCCTCGCCGTCGCGTGGGGCGGTTGCGCCGTCCATGCGCGCGATATGTCGCGCGCCGCCGCCGAGAGAGACGTCTCTGCGGCGCTGGAAGGCCTGCGCGGCAATGGCGCCGCGCTACGCAACTTCCTTGTCGAAATGCCCAAAGGCGCCGATTTGCACAATCACCTTGCGGGCGCCGTCTATGCGGAGAGCGCCTTGGCTTGGGCGCGGGCCGCGGGGTGGTGTTTCGACGACAAGAGCAAGGCGGCGCTGCCGCCGCCGTGCGACGCGTCGAAGCCACCTCTGGCCGAAGCGCTGCGCTCGACGCAGGCCTATCGAGACGCGATCAACGCCTGGTCGATGCGCGACGTCATCACCGCGCGCGTAAGCGGCCATGATCAGTTCTTCAACAGCTTCTTCCGATTCTCGGACGTGACGGGGAACAATATCGGCGCCGCCCTCGCCGAGGTCGTCGAGCGCGCCGCCGCGCAGAACGTCTTGTATCTCGAATTGATGATCAGTCCGCTGATGGGCGAGGCGCGCGATCTTGGCGAGCAGATCGGCTGGAAGGACGATCCCGACGCGATGCTGGCGGCGCTCGACGGCAAAGGTCTCGGCGACCTCGTCCAGCGCGCGGCGGAGAGGGTCGTCGCCGTCGTCGCCGACAAGGACCGGCGACTCGCCTGCGGCGACGCGGTTCAGCGTCGGCCCGGATGCGACGTCGCGGTACGGTTTCTCGCCCAGGTCTATCGCAATGTCGACCGCGCGAAAGTGTTCGCGCAGACGGCGCTTGCGGCGCGTCTCGCCTCACGCGGCGGGCCGGTTGTCGGCTTGAACCTCGTCGCGGCTGAGGACGATGAAGTCACGCTGGGAAATTATAGCGAACAGATGCGGATCGTCGGCGACATCGGGCGCCGCCACCCGAAGGCGCGGATCAGCCTCCATGCCGGGGAGCTGACGATGGGGCTTGTTCCTCCCAAGGACCTGACCTTCCATATCCGCGAGGCGGTCGAGGTCGCCGGCGCGGCGCGCATCGGCCATGGCGTCGACATCGGCTTCGAGCGCGACGCCAAAGGTCTGATGGCGAGAATGGCGCGCGATAGAATCATGGTCGAGATCAATCTCACGTCCAATGCGCAAATTCTCGGCGTCGAAGGCGCGGACCATCCGTTCCCGCTCTATCGCGACGCGGGCGTGCCGACGGCCTTATCGACCGACGACGAGGGCGTATCGCGAATCGATCTCACGCACGAATATCAGCGCGCCGCGCGCGTCTACCAGCTTTCCTACCGCGACGTGAAACAGCTCTCGCGAAACAGCCTGACGTATGCTTTTCTTCCCGGCGACAGCCTGTGGCGCGATCCTGCGGCCGCGCGCCCCGTTTCGGCTTGCCGCGACGCACAGTTTTCCGGAACTCCGCCTTCCGCCGAGTGTCGTCGTTTCTTGGCCGGTTCCGAAAAAGCCAGACTGCAATGGGAGCTCGAGACGCGCTTCGCGCGCT